One part of the Mytilus trossulus isolate FHL-02 chromosome 11, PNRI_Mtr1.1.1.hap1, whole genome shotgun sequence genome encodes these proteins:
- the LOC134690837 gene encoding uncharacterized protein LOC134690837 isoform X1 — MNHHAPAPTKQHYTAFHTDDDIQGAVTQFLEDESHVLQGKTIHEGIGEISQWLGGMIQQEREGWAYKIKMSMQEIENHRREALKVQSVIQDCGRQLHLISECCNMDTKTLADIEQEEAKKALPMYIECVTDLINSLVEDRLECLQVLHIKYNDGSSICKMLKSYLQETQVNADNTIIDLTMRMEALEQKNKELTSEVRKLQKQVNNKQQDLDRLTNILQSVTEEKILGKKGGKHNGYSESMFPSIYDRASSPNSIRSYASSRDDKDIKITKEKLKKIKHSAKKLENSLQDALSQIDQFRKGSESTMKYSHASMIAHNMKIRPLLARTASSSDTESMRDGNTTTRRQLPQPPIQTNDNQELEVSAHTNVLQTPGKEGGKENERPPPALKSKQPSKSKRRYQDSNVSRGSGDGSVQLRGDKTNTSHSCTFRTLVRSLDEIRTRKSYKKGGKVSKCLRCQKLFTLNDNHKKACRYHSRNKERREEYTNKGKLSRVNYVWQCCHQGGDNPGCCYGHHL, encoded by the coding sequence atgaatcaTCATGCTCCAGCCCCAACTAAACAACATTATACAGCCTTCCATACAGATGATGATATTCAAGGGGCCGTAACTCAATTCTTGGAAGATGAATCTCATGTACTTCAAGGAAAAACCATACATGAAGGCATCGGTGAGATTTCACAATGGCTAGGAGGCATGATACAGCAAGAAAGAGAAGGCTGGgcttataaaatcaaaatgtctatgCAAGAAATAGAAAATCATCGTAGGGAAGCTCTCAAAGTACAAAGTGTAATTCAAGATTGTGGTCGGCAACTTCATCTTATATCTGAATGCTGTAACATGGATACTAAAACTCTGGCAGATATTGAACAGGAAGAGGCGAAAAAGGCCCTGCCAATGTATATAGAGTGTGTAACTGACCTCATTAATTCATTAGTCGAGGACCGTCTGGAATGTCTTCAAGtcttacatataaaatataatgatggGTCGTCCATCTGCAAGATGTTGAAATCGTATCTACAAGAAACTCAAGTGAATGCTGACAACACTATAATTGATCTGACAATGAGAATGGAAGCACtggaacaaaaaaataaagaactgaCCAGTGAGGTTCGGAAACTTCAGAAGCAGGTCAATAACAAGCAGCAAGATCTGGATAGATTAACAAACATTTTACAATCTGTCACTGAGGAAAAAATACTAGGCAAAAAAGGCGGGAAACATAATGGCTATTCTGAGTCAATGTTTCCAAGTATTTATGACCGTGCAAGTTCACCAAACTCGATTAGAAGTTATGCTTCATCAAGAGATGATAAGGACATTAAAATAACCAAAgagaaactgaaaaaaatcaaacatagtGCCAAAAAGTTAGAAAATTCTTTACAAGATGCTTTATCACAAATTGATCAGTTCCGTAAAGGTTCCGAATCAACAATGAAATACAGTCATGCATCAATGATTGCACATAATATGAAAATACGGCCACTTCTTGCAAGGACAGCAAGTTCTTCTGATACAGAGTCAATGAGAGATGGAAACACTACAACTCGTCGACAACTTCCACAACCACCGATTCAAACTAACGACAATCAAGAATTAGAGGTCAGTGCACATACAAACGTCCTTCAAACACCCGGAAAAGAGGGTGGCAAAGAAAATGAAAGACCACCTCCAGCATTGAAATCAAAACAGCCATCAAAAAGCAAACGAAGATATCAAGATAGTAATGTATCTAGAGGAAGTGGTGATGGTTCAGTACAACTCAGGGGAGACAAGACCAACACCAGCCACTCATGCACCTTCCGAACATTGGTTCGATCGCTGGACGAAATAAGAACCAGAAAGTCATATAAAAAAGGTGGGAAAGTTTCTAAATGCTTACGTTGCCAAAAATTGTTTACTCTGAATGACAATCATAAAAAAGCCTGTCGATATCACTCACGCAATAAAGAGAGACGTGAAGAGTATACAAACAAAGGGAAGTTATCCAGGGTGAACTATGTATGGCAGTGTTGCCATCAAGGGGGAGATAACCCAGGTTGTTGCTATGGACaccatttataa
- the LOC134690837 gene encoding uncharacterized protein LOC134690837 isoform X2 yields MNHHAPAPTKQHYTAFHTDDDIQGAVTQFLEDESHVLQGKTIHEGIGEISQWLGGMIQQEREGWAYKIKMSMQEIENHRREALKVQSVIQDCGRQLHLISECCNMDTKTLADIEQEEAKKALPMYIECVTDLINSLVEDRLECLQVLHIKYNDGSSICKMLKSYLQETQVNADNTIIDLTMRMEALEQKNKELTSEVRKLQKQVNNKQQDLDRLTNILQSVTEEKILGKKGGKHNGYSESMFPSIYDRASSPNSIRSYASSRDDKDIKITKEKLKKIKHSAKKLENSLQDALSQIDQFRKGSESTMKYSHASMIAHNMKIRPLLARTASSSDTESMRDGNTTTRRQLPQPPIQTNDNQELEVSAHTNVLQTPGKEGGKENERPPPALKSKQPSKSKRRYQDSNVSRGSGDGSVQLRGDKTNTSHSCTFRTLVRSLDEIRTRKSYKKDDPDRPRTEKDDKRPVRVRSNPPWYPEHANLLL; encoded by the coding sequence atgaatcaTCATGCTCCAGCCCCAACTAAACAACATTATACAGCCTTCCATACAGATGATGATATTCAAGGGGCCGTAACTCAATTCTTGGAAGATGAATCTCATGTACTTCAAGGAAAAACCATACATGAAGGCATCGGTGAGATTTCACAATGGCTAGGAGGCATGATACAGCAAGAAAGAGAAGGCTGGgcttataaaatcaaaatgtctatgCAAGAAATAGAAAATCATCGTAGGGAAGCTCTCAAAGTACAAAGTGTAATTCAAGATTGTGGTCGGCAACTTCATCTTATATCTGAATGCTGTAACATGGATACTAAAACTCTGGCAGATATTGAACAGGAAGAGGCGAAAAAGGCCCTGCCAATGTATATAGAGTGTGTAACTGACCTCATTAATTCATTAGTCGAGGACCGTCTGGAATGTCTTCAAGtcttacatataaaatataatgatggGTCGTCCATCTGCAAGATGTTGAAATCGTATCTACAAGAAACTCAAGTGAATGCTGACAACACTATAATTGATCTGACAATGAGAATGGAAGCACtggaacaaaaaaataaagaactgaCCAGTGAGGTTCGGAAACTTCAGAAGCAGGTCAATAACAAGCAGCAAGATCTGGATAGATTAACAAACATTTTACAATCTGTCACTGAGGAAAAAATACTAGGCAAAAAAGGCGGGAAACATAATGGCTATTCTGAGTCAATGTTTCCAAGTATTTATGACCGTGCAAGTTCACCAAACTCGATTAGAAGTTATGCTTCATCAAGAGATGATAAGGACATTAAAATAACCAAAgagaaactgaaaaaaatcaaacatagtGCCAAAAAGTTAGAAAATTCTTTACAAGATGCTTTATCACAAATTGATCAGTTCCGTAAAGGTTCCGAATCAACAATGAAATACAGTCATGCATCAATGATTGCACATAATATGAAAATACGGCCACTTCTTGCAAGGACAGCAAGTTCTTCTGATACAGAGTCAATGAGAGATGGAAACACTACAACTCGTCGACAACTTCCACAACCACCGATTCAAACTAACGACAATCAAGAATTAGAGGTCAGTGCACATACAAACGTCCTTCAAACACCCGGAAAAGAGGGTGGCAAAGAAAATGAAAGACCACCTCCAGCATTGAAATCAAAACAGCCATCAAAAAGCAAACGAAGATATCAAGATAGTAATGTATCTAGAGGAAGTGGTGATGGTTCAGTACAACTCAGGGGAGACAAGACCAACACCAGCCACTCATGCACCTTCCGAACATTGGTTCGATCGCTGGACGAAATAAGAACCAGAAAGTCATATAAAAAAG